TGGGTTCAAATATTCAATCTACATTAGATACTTATCCTGTTCACACCACTATTTTTCAGAATCATATTAATATTGCTACAGATAAAACCATCTTTAATGGAGTTGCACAAACTGGAATTCTAAATAGTTTTAAAGGGACAAATTCTGCAACCACAATTACAGATTCGAAAGGTATCTCATATTATTTCCCTTCAGGTTCTGCTTTAGAGCTTTCAAGAGAAGAACAAACGTCAAGAGATGATCGAGATCGAAAAGATACCAAAGGTACATTCGAAAAGCTTATATGGGATCATGGGCAGAGTCCTAAGTCGAACCAATATAGCTATATAATTTCTTTGGATGGAGAAAAACTAATCCAGGATATTGCGACAGCTCCCAATGATTACGTTAAAGTAATCCAACAGAACGGCTCGGCCCACATTCTCTATTCAAAACAAATGAATCTATATGGATATAGCTTCTTTGAGGCAACGAATGTTGCATCACCTGAAGGGGTTATTGAGAGTATTGACTCGGATGCAATGGTAATGGTTCATCAAAAAAACAACCAAATAAACCTCTCTCTTTCTCATCTTGATTTAGGACTACTTCCAAAAGATAAGCACTATAATATGGTGTGGGATGTAGACGACAATAACAGATGGAACGAATCGGAAGAACAACAAGTTTCATTGGTATTACGTGGAGAGTGGGACATCAAACAAAATAGTCATGAAAGAGCAGTAGTATCGATCTTTGATCCTGTAACAAAGACCACTACACTTCTCTTTAAAACAATATATGGTGCATCAAAGGAAATATCTCTAGAACAAAAGGTATCAACTCTCTCCTCTTTGGATCTTCAGGCAAAAGATATTCAAGTCTATCCAAATCCTTTCAAGAATCTTATCAAAGTCTCCTTAGGGAACAACAAGGCTGTGATGAATTTAAATATAAGAGACATCAGAGGGAATATAATACTCTCTAGAAAAAATTGCAAACAACAAGAAGACATCATTTTAGACAGCTTTCCTAATGGAATTTATTTCCTGGAAATATCTGATATATATTCAAATAGACAATATGCAACGAAACTTATAAAACAGTAGAACGAATGTAAAATATTGTAACTAAAAAAAGAGTCCCTTACAGCATTACCAAAAAGCCCTATTGGGAAAGCAATCAACTATACCCTAAACCTATGGGATGAACTGTGCCAATATACAGAAGATGGAAGCTACATTATCGACAATAATAATGTGGAGAATAAAGTACGTCCAGTAGCGATTGGACGTAAAAACTATCTCTTTGCTGGATCAGAAAAGGGAGCAAAAAGAGCAGCAATGTTTTATACCCTATCTTCAATCTGCAAAATGGCAGACGTTGAACCTCATGCATGGTATACAGATATCTTAAATCGTATATCCGACACCAAGCCATCGAAATACGATGACTTACTTCCTCAAAACTGGAAAGTATCTTCATAATAAAAAAGATCAATCTTCATATACGTGAATAGCCGAACGGATACATGCATAAAATCATTCGTGGATTCAAGCGACAAAGGCACAAATCTTTATGCTGTTTTTCCAACTGACATTTTCATGTTATGGTTACAATTAGATATTATAAAGGACAATTACAATCAGACATAGAATGCACCTACGCACTATTAGGGTTCTTTCTATTTATTTTATTAATTTTACAATACTTACATTTATGATCAACATTAAAACAATATTTAGCCCCCTCCATAAGCGAAACTAATTTTATTTGATCTTGTGGATTTGATAGATATTATACCCTTCTTATTTAAAAATTTCGACCATTGGAAAATAGCTATATATTCAACATTACAGAGATCCCAAACAAGCATGGGCAATCTCTAAAACTAGAGTTTTATGGAGGAGATATCACATCGCGATATTCAGATGTGTTATTGGTGTCTGCATTTCAAGGCGATTTCTATCCAAAGAAACGAACGGTTCTAGGGCGAATAAATGAACGTTTTGGCATTGCTTACCCTGATGGACTTCCCAAAGAGGCCCTAAAGTTAGAAAAAGGAATCTATGATTTAGCGAGTCCTCAAACAGAGATATACAAACGTTTATGGGCCATAGAGATGACCCAATTTGAAAAAGGAGAAGAGAGCAAAAACGATTTCTATACCTCCATGAAACGGCTCGAAAAACTGATTGAAGTGATAGAGTACCTTGAGTTAGA
The Prolixibacteraceae bacterium DNA segment above includes these coding regions:
- a CDS encoding transposase produces the protein MGKAINYTLNLWDELCQYTEDGSYIIDNNNVENKVRPVAIGRKNYLFAGSEKGAKRAAMFYTLSSICKMADVEPHAWYTDILNRISDTKPSKYDDLLPQNWKVSS